A single Paenibacillus kribbensis DNA region contains:
- a CDS encoding 2-hydroxyacid dehydrogenase → MLKIICYGVRSYEKPYFHDLNKYNFQLTLVEELLTSSNAELAQHHDAVLLRGNCAANRENLTKFKAYGIQYVFTRTVGINHIDLDACSEFGMKVARVPSYSPNAIAELSLTLAMMLFRHTAYMTTKSSFKNFIVDEHTFSKEIHNCKVGIIGVGRIGLTEAKLFKGLGASVIGYDVYQSDVAKEVIPFTTLDELLAESDVVSVHVPYLPGQNDKMINASFLEKMKKGSILINTSRGELQDNQAILDALLSNHLEGFATDVFPKEDELFFRSFDPWQMLPDPTIQKLVELYPRVLVTPHAGSNTVTALSNMIETSYDNFHDILTTHFSDNLVPLPVLSMK, encoded by the coding sequence ATGTTAAAAATCATTTGCTACGGCGTCCGTTCTTATGAGAAACCATATTTCCATGACCTCAATAAATACAACTTCCAGCTCACGCTGGTAGAAGAGCTGTTAACCTCCAGCAACGCGGAATTGGCACAGCATCACGATGCTGTTTTGTTAAGAGGAAACTGCGCTGCGAATCGAGAGAATCTCACGAAATTCAAGGCATACGGTATTCAATATGTTTTCACCAGAACAGTGGGAATCAACCACATTGATTTGGATGCCTGCAGCGAATTCGGAATGAAGGTCGCACGCGTCCCATCCTACTCTCCGAATGCCATTGCCGAGCTCTCCTTAACTCTGGCTATGATGCTGTTCCGTCACACTGCCTATATGACTACCAAAAGCTCGTTCAAAAATTTCATTGTGGACGAGCATACATTCAGCAAAGAGATCCATAACTGTAAAGTTGGGATTATCGGGGTCGGTCGCATTGGTCTGACGGAAGCCAAATTGTTTAAAGGATTAGGAGCTTCTGTTATCGGCTATGATGTGTACCAATCTGACGTGGCCAAGGAAGTCATTCCATTCACAACCTTAGATGAACTACTCGCAGAGAGTGATGTCGTCAGTGTGCATGTTCCTTATCTGCCGGGACAGAACGACAAAATGATTAACGCCAGCTTTTTAGAAAAAATGAAAAAGGGATCTATTCTTATCAATACCTCACGTGGAGAATTACAAGATAACCAAGCTATTTTGGACGCTTTGCTGAGCAACCATCTGGAAGGGTTCGCTACGGATGTCTTCCCTAAAGAGGATGAATTATTTTTCAGATCATTTGACCCGTGGCAAATGCTCCCGGATCCAACGATCCAGAAGCTTGTGGAGCTATATCCAAGGGTCTTGGTAACGCCTCATGCTGGCTCGAATACCGTTACAGCGTTATCCAACATGATTGAAACCAGCTACGACAACTTCCATGATATACTTACAACTCATTTTTCGGACAATCTGGTCCCACTTCCTGTTCTCTCTATGAAATAA
- a CDS encoding AEC family transporter: protein MSLLEMITATLTDNNIVSSIASTVFIILLGFFCRKKGIFTAAVGKLLSKVVLTVALPALAFNSFMQDINPTMLKQGMNVLVWGILIYIILIFISKPFFLSYNKDKQDVLRVLTIFGSTTFFGIPIVGAIYGPTGVMYSSIFNIGYRIFLYSYGYIKMSGLKMELKNLKTMFLNPIVIATFLGLFVWLFQGYLPQMSVATEDGAIQQFAFLRIDQTAVWLFKPMTYLAGLASPLAWLSIGSTLGEISFKSAATDKTSWYYSVVKVWLVPIVNIVLLALLTVSHILSVDTVALSTIVIMMATPTATVAAAYAISFDKEAVLTSNASLLSTITSVVMIPVWIITLNIIDKIGIF, encoded by the coding sequence ATGTCTTTACTAGAAATGATTACAGCGACCTTAACAGATAACAATATTGTCAGTTCTATCGCTTCCACCGTTTTTATTATCCTGCTTGGTTTCTTTTGCCGCAAGAAGGGGATTTTTACCGCAGCCGTAGGAAAGCTGTTATCCAAGGTTGTTCTAACCGTGGCTCTACCAGCACTAGCCTTTAATTCCTTCATGCAGGATATCAATCCTACAATGTTAAAACAAGGCATGAATGTTTTAGTATGGGGAATTCTAATCTATATTATTCTCATCTTTATTTCGAAGCCTTTCTTCCTAAGTTACAACAAGGATAAACAAGATGTTTTGCGGGTGTTGACTATTTTCGGTTCTACTACTTTTTTCGGAATTCCGATTGTCGGGGCCATTTACGGTCCTACCGGAGTTATGTACAGTTCCATTTTTAATATAGGCTACCGTATTTTCTTATACTCCTATGGCTATATCAAAATGAGCGGCTTAAAAATGGAGCTTAAAAACCTCAAAACCATGTTTTTGAATCCGATTGTTATCGCCACTTTTCTAGGCTTGTTTGTTTGGTTGTTTCAGGGTTATTTGCCACAGATGAGCGTAGCTACAGAGGATGGGGCCATTCAGCAGTTCGCTTTTCTAAGAATTGATCAAACCGCTGTCTGGTTGTTCAAGCCCATGACCTACCTTGCCGGACTAGCTTCTCCGTTAGCCTGGTTATCGATTGGCTCGACATTGGGAGAGATCAGCTTCAAGTCGGCAGCTACGGACAAGACGTCTTGGTATTACAGCGTCGTTAAGGTTTGGCTTGTACCCATTGTTAACATCGTTTTGCTGGCATTGCTAACTGTATCTCATATTCTATCGGTCGATACTGTCGCTTTATCTACTATTGTCATTATGATGGCTACTCCTACAGCTACCGTAGCCGCAGCCTATGCGATCAGTTTTGATAAGGAAGCCGTTCTGACTTCCAATGCGTCGCTTCTATCAACTATAACTTCTGTCGTCATGATTCCAGTGTGGATCATTACGCTCAATATCATTGATAAAATTGGCATTTTCTAA
- the mmuM gene encoding homocysteine S-methyltransferase, with protein MNPIQHILDEYPLIVLDGAMATELERQGHDLNDSLWSAKILHEHPEAIKRVHKDYFEAGADCAITASYQATVEGYVQRGLSENEALELIQSSVRIAVQARDEFWAEAATAAHQQHRPKPLVAASVGPYGAFLADGSEYRGDYKLSEEQLVEFHRPRMKALIEAGADILACETIPCLVEAKAIARLLKEFPGTYAWISFSAKDGQHISNGESAAACAEWLNNHEQVAAVGLNCTLPKFIPSLIQEIRSHTDKPVVVYPNLGEEYDPITKTWHGHTCAETFGQSARQWYEAGARLIGGCCRTQPQDIKEIVAWSREV; from the coding sequence ATGAATCCGATACAACATATACTGGACGAATATCCGCTGATCGTGCTGGATGGCGCAATGGCGACCGAGCTGGAACGTCAAGGGCATGATCTGAACGATAGCTTATGGTCAGCCAAAATACTCCATGAGCACCCGGAGGCGATCAAACGCGTACATAAGGATTATTTTGAAGCTGGCGCAGACTGTGCGATTACGGCGAGCTACCAGGCCACCGTCGAAGGCTATGTTCAACGGGGGTTGAGCGAAAATGAGGCGCTGGAGCTGATTCAGTCATCGGTGCGGATTGCTGTGCAGGCACGGGATGAATTTTGGGCCGAAGCTGCGACTGCGGCCCATCAGCAGCATCGTCCCAAGCCGCTGGTCGCGGCTTCTGTCGGACCCTATGGGGCGTTTTTGGCGGATGGCTCCGAATATCGCGGTGATTACAAGCTGAGCGAAGAGCAGCTTGTCGAGTTTCACAGACCGCGAATGAAGGCTCTTATTGAGGCCGGGGCAGATATTTTGGCTTGTGAAACGATACCCTGTCTGGTTGAAGCCAAGGCCATTGCCCGATTGCTGAAGGAGTTTCCCGGCACATATGCCTGGATCAGCTTTAGTGCAAAGGACGGGCAGCACATCAGCAATGGCGAGTCTGCCGCTGCGTGCGCTGAATGGCTGAATAACCACGAGCAGGTGGCTGCTGTAGGGCTCAACTGCACCTTGCCGAAATTCATTCCATCGCTTATTCAGGAAATACGCAGCCATACGGATAAGCCTGTGGTGGTGTACCCCAATCTGGGGGAGGAATATGACCCGATCACCAAAACATGGCACGGCCATACTTGTGCAGAGACGTTCGGGCAGAGTGCCCGCCAGTGGTATGAAGCAGGAGCACGTCTAATTGGCGGCTGTTGCCGGACTCAGCCACAGGATATTAAAGAAATAGTGGCATGGTCGAGAGAGGTATAA
- a CDS encoding GDYXXLXY domain-containing protein — translation MLRFNAIRTGYLLGISLVLAAIIYFFASNWGGLDRTVKIVLAAALIVLFYGLSFVFARIRAVPGQQAFLSNIFLVAGCIAFGVSVALLGQIYNSHADSYGLFLIWSVPALLLSWITRYNPFYVLSYVLIHLGLWLYFYPTMQSASYSELESLSIAGVFALVNLGLFLFTFLRRLSSIPLKYISFIVFHIALLTMTNSFALDEYGLVMNIPCIAVIAIGFYVFIKIRLSKTLLTLNALAASAFAVFKFIELAEAYSSSLFFVFGLIFVALLLTGNVWFFRYLNRLGESSPEDGEITDEQKRDAAKPGVETPDMSTPAAKTAVPEERGSEWISKAVSRMIKVVGVLIGSISLIGLITITANVNHTEYVLLGVSLLLMLLMIVIPESRLDSVIRYTLLTISYITGLAAILWSDQTLLSVLFLFVSIAGWFRSRGKRQLFFAYVFVNLNLATILFQQFQEWERWSWTYEFIIFALFFVNAVLYGISYFVFKAGLREHLRDSSLFFSLLFLFWATFFEDVFPHSYMLINVFYFVVVTGMVFAFIRLKQKSAAITSIVFWFIFIGFKYYDLLWTLLYKSFTLALLGVLALGITWWLDRRTPHSGKAASEADHRSFSFMRLSPLLIAIVIVLQLGMIGYQTARSETLLATGASVKLKLAPVDPRSVLQGDYVVLNYDISTPPPSSMNPLQEEDWNRGKVKVVLTPGDQGVYIANRLYQEGEKLAKHEIVLNGQWDGSRIQYGIENYFIPEGTGRTVEQNARYAYIRVSRNGDALLERLAES, via the coding sequence ATGCTGCGATTCAATGCGATACGTACGGGCTATCTGCTGGGCATCTCACTGGTACTGGCCGCGATCATTTATTTCTTTGCCTCTAATTGGGGTGGATTGGATCGGACGGTCAAAATTGTGCTGGCTGCTGCGCTTATTGTTCTGTTCTACGGCTTATCCTTTGTATTTGCACGTATACGCGCCGTTCCCGGTCAACAGGCTTTTCTGTCCAATATATTTCTGGTGGCCGGCTGTATAGCCTTTGGCGTTTCCGTGGCGTTGCTCGGTCAAATTTACAATTCCCATGCGGACAGCTACGGGTTGTTTTTGATTTGGTCCGTTCCGGCTCTGCTGCTTAGCTGGATTACCCGTTACAATCCTTTTTACGTGCTGTCCTATGTACTGATCCACCTCGGCTTATGGCTTTATTTTTATCCGACGATGCAAAGCGCGTCTTATAGCGAGCTGGAATCACTGTCCATAGCCGGGGTATTCGCACTGGTCAATCTGGGGTTGTTTCTATTCACGTTCCTGCGCCGTCTAAGCTCTATACCGCTAAAATATATAAGCTTTATCGTCTTCCATATAGCCTTGCTGACGATGACTAACTCTTTTGCATTGGATGAATATGGTCTTGTCATGAACATACCGTGCATCGCTGTGATTGCTATTGGATTTTATGTATTCATTAAGATTCGACTGAGCAAAACGTTGCTGACCTTGAATGCATTGGCGGCCTCTGCTTTTGCTGTCTTTAAATTTATCGAACTGGCAGAGGCGTACTCCTCTTCTCTGTTTTTTGTATTTGGTTTGATTTTTGTGGCGCTGCTGCTGACAGGTAATGTATGGTTTTTCCGTTATTTAAACCGCTTGGGCGAATCGTCACCGGAGGACGGAGAAATAACCGACGAGCAAAAACGGGACGCTGCGAAGCCTGGTGTAGAAACACCAGACATGAGTACACCGGCGGCTAAAACAGCCGTTCCCGAGGAACGCGGCAGTGAATGGATCAGCAAAGCCGTATCCCGCATGATCAAGGTGGTCGGAGTGCTGATCGGCAGCATATCTCTGATCGGACTGATTACCATTACCGCAAATGTAAACCACACCGAATATGTACTGTTGGGTGTGTCCTTGCTGCTTATGCTTTTGATGATTGTTATTCCAGAATCCAGGCTGGATTCTGTCATACGTTATACCCTGCTGACGATCAGCTATATTACAGGCTTGGCTGCCATTCTATGGTCAGATCAGACGTTGCTTTCGGTGCTGTTTCTGTTCGTTTCTATCGCAGGATGGTTTCGCTCCAGGGGGAAACGGCAGCTCTTTTTCGCCTACGTCTTTGTGAACCTGAATCTGGCGACCATTTTATTTCAGCAGTTTCAGGAGTGGGAACGGTGGAGCTGGACCTATGAGTTTATTATCTTTGCTCTCTTCTTCGTCAATGCCGTGTTATATGGGATAAGCTACTTTGTATTCAAAGCAGGTTTACGAGAGCATCTCCGGGATAGCTCATTATTTTTCAGTTTGTTGTTCCTGTTTTGGGCGACGTTTTTCGAGGATGTCTTTCCACACTCTTATATGCTGATTAATGTTTTTTATTTTGTGGTTGTTACAGGAATGGTCTTTGCCTTTATCCGTCTAAAACAAAAATCGGCCGCCATAACGAGCATCGTGTTCTGGTTTATTTTTATCGGCTTCAAATACTATGACTTATTGTGGACGCTATTGTACAAATCGTTTACGCTGGCGCTGCTGGGCGTCCTTGCACTCGGCATTACCTGGTGGCTGGATCGCCGGACGCCTCATAGTGGCAAGGCAGCGTCCGAGGCTGATCATCGCAGCTTTAGCTTTATGCGTCTAAGCCCGCTGCTCATCGCCATCGTTATCGTGCTGCAACTGGGCATGATCGGCTATCAAACCGCCAGAAGTGAGACCTTACTCGCCACAGGTGCTTCCGTTAAGCTCAAGCTGGCTCCTGTAGACCCGCGTTCCGTGCTGCAAGGCGATTACGTTGTACTGAACTACGATATTTCTACCCCGCCTCCTTCTTCAATGAACCCTCTTCAGGAGGAAGATTGGAATCGAGGCAAGGTTAAAGTTGTTCTCACGCCGGGCGACCAAGGAGTATACATCGCTAATCGCCTGTACCAGGAGGGTGAAAAGCTTGCCAAGCATGAGATTGTCTTGAACGGACAGTGGGATGGTTCCCGCATTCAGTACGGTATTGAGAATTATTTCATTCCCGAAGGAACAGGACGTACTGTTGAGCAGAACGCTCGTTACGCCTATATTCGGGTCAGCCGCAATGGCGATGCATTGCTGGAGCGTCTGGCAGAAAGCTGA
- a CDS encoding AraC family transcriptional regulator produces the protein MMKKVKNEDHFDIVEDHYFTATELEKSSAIWPVRLGMDISKTSCHVGPKAVPYFYFIFVLEGQAEFIYQHKSQRVQKSDLFCFFPHHAHEYYTDQANPLQKVWIAFEGPESLALLERIGIKPSAPFIANAVNGKIFELISNLFSIVNDSNRQGSDLARLITLHQIFEELSRNTSDALRSLAGSDYWLQQGKDYIDMHYCDRITIEQIAEHVGVDRAHFSRKFHSTFLISPAKYLQNLKINEAKRLLDQTTYNLSIIAQSIGYTDLSTFSKAFKKTAGIPPREYRFRHQSRQEIRTANA, from the coding sequence ATGATGAAAAAAGTAAAGAATGAAGATCACTTCGACATCGTGGAAGACCATTACTTCACAGCTACCGAACTGGAAAAATCCAGTGCCATATGGCCAGTCCGACTCGGGATGGATATTTCGAAAACCAGCTGTCATGTGGGCCCTAAGGCTGTGCCCTATTTTTATTTCATTTTTGTGCTTGAAGGTCAGGCAGAGTTTATTTACCAGCACAAAAGTCAGCGTGTCCAAAAGTCCGATTTATTCTGTTTCTTTCCGCATCATGCACATGAATATTACACGGATCAGGCGAACCCGCTGCAAAAGGTATGGATTGCCTTTGAGGGACCCGAGTCTCTTGCGCTGCTAGAGCGAATTGGGATTAAGCCATCCGCGCCTTTTATTGCTAACGCAGTGAACGGGAAGATTTTTGAGCTTATCTCCAACCTGTTCTCGATTGTCAATGACAGCAACAGACAGGGCAGCGATCTAGCCCGCCTGATTACACTCCATCAGATTTTCGAGGAGCTGTCCCGGAACACGTCTGACGCGCTTCGCAGCCTTGCAGGCTCTGATTATTGGCTCCAGCAGGGGAAGGATTACATTGATATGCATTACTGTGATCGTATTACCATTGAACAAATTGCCGAGCATGTAGGGGTGGACCGTGCGCATTTTTCACGCAAATTTCATTCTACCTTCCTCATCTCTCCCGCCAAGTATTTGCAAAACCTCAAGATTAACGAAGCCAAAAGATTACTGGACCAGACGACTTACAACTTGTCGATTATTGCCCAATCCATCGGTTACACCGATTTATCCACCTTCTCCAAGGCATTCAAGAAAACAGCAGGAATCCCGCCACGTGAGTATCGCTTCCGGCACCAGTCCCGGCAAGAGATCCGTACCGCTAATGCTTAA
- the rhaD gene encoding rhamnulose-1-phosphate aldolase, translating into MTTVLENQKEQKSGLDIPFVREMAEITQNMWKFGWDERNGGNVSYILDEAEVAKYLDIHQVIRTIKPAFPVNELAGKYFIVTGSGKYFKNVIADPEANLGVLRVSQDGEQLELLWGLKDNAVPTSELPSHFMSHIERLKVDPNHRVVIHNHATHVIAMTFIHSLDENQFTKTLWEMCTECIVVFPDGIGVIPWMVPGSSEIGRETAKKMKDHHAVLWPHHGIFGTGSSIDEAFGLIETIEKAAQIYMLIAHHDIQQRITDQELADLAKAFNVTPRKGILNV; encoded by the coding sequence ATGACTACTGTGCTGGAAAATCAAAAAGAACAAAAGTCGGGGCTCGATATTCCATTCGTTCGCGAGATGGCGGAGATTACACAAAACATGTGGAAATTCGGATGGGATGAACGCAACGGAGGGAATGTAAGCTATATTCTGGATGAAGCTGAGGTTGCCAAATATCTTGATATTCATCAAGTCATTCGGACGATCAAGCCTGCTTTTCCAGTGAATGAGCTGGCTGGAAAATATTTTATCGTCACCGGATCAGGCAAATATTTCAAGAACGTCATTGCCGATCCTGAAGCCAATCTGGGTGTCCTTCGTGTCTCCCAGGATGGAGAACAGCTGGAACTCTTGTGGGGCCTCAAGGATAATGCGGTGCCTACCAGCGAATTGCCTTCGCATTTTATGAGTCACATTGAGCGCTTGAAGGTTGATCCTAACCACCGTGTCGTAATCCATAATCATGCCACTCATGTCATTGCGATGACGTTCATTCATAGCCTGGATGAAAACCAGTTCACCAAAACCCTGTGGGAAATGTGCACCGAATGCATCGTCGTCTTTCCGGATGGTATCGGCGTGATCCCTTGGATGGTGCCGGGTTCCAGTGAAATTGGCCGCGAAACGGCAAAGAAAATGAAGGATCATCACGCTGTATTATGGCCTCATCACGGTATTTTCGGAACAGGCAGCTCGATTGATGAAGCGTTTGGCCTGATTGAAACGATTGAAAAAGCAGCGCAAATTTATATGCTCATTGCACACCATGATATTCAGCAACGGATTACGGATCAGGAATTGGCCGATCTGGCCAAAGCCTTTAACGTTACTCCAAGAAAAGGAATTCTAAACGTATAA
- the rhaA gene encoding L-rhamnose isomerase, producing MNEAIEASYNEAKKLYARHGIQVDDVLRKLSEIKISLHCWQGDDVQGFLFKDKQLSGGIAVTGSYPGRAGTPAELRQDLEKALSLIPGQHKVNLHAIYADTTEQVDLDQLEPRHFQNWVDWAKQQGLGLDFNPTLFSHPKAEDGFTLSHKDPEIRDFWITHCKKSRRIAEYFGKELGQPCVTNHWMPDGYKDAPVDRLAPRERLRDALDEIFSEEISEEYNIDAVESKLFGIGSESYVVGSHEFYMGYALTRGKSICLDAGHFHPTEVISNKLSSVLMFTDQLLLHVSRPVRWDSDHVVTMDDELLDIARELVRGDLLSRTHIGLDFFDGSINHVAAWVIGTRNTIKALLRAMLEPIEELKKAEEERDFTTRLALVEEFKSYPFGAVWDYYCAQNGVPVREEWLTEAKDYEQQVLLKR from the coding sequence ATGAACGAAGCCATTGAAGCCAGTTATAACGAAGCGAAAAAGCTGTATGCCCGCCACGGTATTCAGGTGGATGACGTTTTACGCAAGCTTTCAGAAATCAAAATATCACTCCACTGCTGGCAGGGAGACGATGTGCAGGGATTCCTGTTTAAAGATAAACAGCTGAGCGGGGGGATTGCGGTAACGGGCAGCTACCCGGGCAGAGCAGGAACGCCAGCTGAGCTGCGTCAGGATTTGGAAAAGGCCCTATCGCTCATTCCAGGTCAGCATAAGGTCAATCTGCACGCTATTTATGCGGATACGACAGAGCAGGTGGATTTGGATCAACTGGAGCCACGCCATTTTCAGAACTGGGTGGATTGGGCCAAACAGCAAGGGCTTGGGCTTGATTTTAATCCAACCCTGTTCTCCCATCCCAAAGCGGAGGACGGTTTCACATTGAGCCATAAGGACCCGGAAATTCGTGATTTCTGGATCACGCACTGCAAAAAATCGCGCAGGATTGCCGAGTATTTTGGCAAGGAACTCGGTCAGCCCTGTGTTACAAATCACTGGATGCCGGATGGCTATAAGGATGCCCCGGTTGACCGCCTGGCTCCAAGAGAACGTCTGCGCGATGCGCTGGACGAAATTTTCAGCGAGGAAATCAGCGAAGAATACAACATTGATGCGGTTGAAAGCAAGCTGTTCGGCATCGGCTCGGAAAGCTATGTCGTCGGCTCACATGAATTTTATATGGGCTACGCCCTGACACGCGGCAAATCCATCTGTCTCGATGCCGGTCATTTCCATCCAACGGAGGTCATCTCGAACAAACTGTCGTCCGTGCTCATGTTTACCGATCAATTATTGCTCCACGTCAGCAGACCGGTTCGTTGGGACAGCGACCATGTCGTGACCATGGACGACGAACTGCTCGACATTGCCCGCGAGCTGGTTCGTGGGGATTTGCTTTCCCGAACACATATCGGCCTTGATTTCTTTGATGGCAGCATCAACCATGTGGCGGCATGGGTCATCGGCACACGCAACACCATCAAAGCACTGCTTCGCGCCATGCTGGAACCGATTGAGGAGCTAAAAAAGGCAGAGGAGGAAAGAGACTTCACGACTCGCCTTGCCCTGGTTGAGGAATTTAAATCGTATCCGTTCGGTGCCGTATGGGATTACTATTGTGCTCAAAACGGTGTTCCTGTTCGTGAAGAATGGCTGACCGAAGCGAAAGATTATGAACAACAAGTACTGTTGAAACGATAA
- the rhaB gene encoding rhamnulokinase, with protein MNNYLAVDIGASSGRLVSATLEGDQLHLEELHRFNNSFTERDGHDYWNIDHLLEEIIQGLQKAKQNGIHSCTLGIDTWAVDYVLLDKEGNRIHEVYAYRDARTLHAPDRLHQLISREDVYEKTGIQELNFNTLYQLFVHDREQLAQADKILMVPDYLYYRLTGIMVNEMTNASTMQLLNVNTREFDEDLLSLLQLRRDQFSELAEPGRVLGSLLPELVQKYDLPDCQIILVPTHDTASAVAGVPSQREESWAYISSGTWSLLGMERSEALNTKAAMQANYTNEWGAYGTYRFLKNIMGLWMIQEVRREGGSAHSFAELVQLASAETPFASLVLCNQSSFLNPDSMILEIQRFCEDTGQPIPRTPGALARCIFDSLALSYRDALHELQRLTDETVAKLHIVGGGANNELLCQLTADLLEIEVQAGPSESTAIGNIVVQLISSGALEDLKAAGRVIAQSFPTRLYKPQLLEGSKELLDRWEHLKRQTMSTTQIS; from the coding sequence ATGAATAATTATCTTGCTGTTGATATTGGAGCTTCAAGCGGAAGACTCGTGAGTGCAACTCTGGAAGGTGACCAGCTTCACTTGGAAGAGCTTCATCGGTTCAACAACTCCTTTACCGAAAGGGACGGACATGATTACTGGAATATCGACCATCTATTAGAAGAAATTATTCAAGGCTTGCAAAAAGCTAAACAGAACGGGATTCATTCCTGTACGCTCGGCATTGATACATGGGCTGTAGATTACGTGCTGCTTGATAAGGAAGGCAACCGCATTCATGAGGTATACGCTTACCGTGATGCACGCACCCTTCATGCACCCGACAGGCTGCACCAGCTCATCAGTAGAGAAGATGTATATGAGAAAACAGGCATTCAGGAGCTCAACTTTAATACGCTGTATCAACTGTTCGTCCATGATCGGGAACAGCTTGCCCAGGCGGATAAAATATTGATGGTGCCTGATTATCTGTACTACCGCCTTACTGGCATTATGGTCAATGAAATGACAAATGCATCCACGATGCAGCTTCTCAACGTGAACACCCGGGAGTTTGATGAAGACCTGCTGTCCCTGCTCCAGCTTCGGCGCGATCAATTTTCGGAGCTTGCTGAGCCTGGACGGGTTCTGGGTTCTCTTTTGCCGGAGCTTGTTCAAAAGTACGATCTTCCAGACTGTCAGATCATTCTTGTGCCTACGCACGATACCGCATCAGCTGTTGCAGGAGTTCCATCACAACGTGAGGAATCCTGGGCTTATATTAGCAGCGGAACGTGGTCACTACTGGGAATGGAACGATCCGAAGCCTTAAATACAAAGGCGGCCATGCAGGCGAACTACACCAATGAGTGGGGCGCTTACGGTACGTACCGTTTTCTGAAAAATATTATGGGCTTGTGGATGATTCAGGAGGTGAGAAGAGAGGGTGGTTCCGCACACAGCTTTGCCGAATTGGTCCAACTGGCTTCGGCAGAGACACCGTTTGCCAGTCTCGTCCTCTGCAACCAGTCCTCATTCTTGAATCCGGATAGCATGATCCTTGAGATTCAGCGATTTTGCGAAGACACGGGGCAGCCCATCCCCCGAACGCCGGGTGCGCTCGCCCGCTGCATTTTTGACAGTCTGGCCTTAAGCTACCGGGATGCCTTACATGAGCTGCAACGTTTAACGGACGAAACGGTTGCCAAATTGCACATTGTCGGCGGAGGCGCCAACAACGAACTACTATGCCAGCTAACAGCCGATCTTTTGGAAATTGAGGTTCAGGCAGGTCCTTCTGAATCTACAGCTATCGGTAATATTGTCGTGCAATTAATCAGCTCCGGTGCCCTTGAAGACCTCAAGGCTGCTGGCAGAGTTATTGCCCAATCCTTCCCGACTCGCCTCTATAAGCCGCAATTGCTGGAAGGCTCGAAAGAGCTGCTGGATCGCTGGGAACACCTTAAAAGACAAACCATGTCCACTACTCAGATATCTTAA